A window of the Mesorhizobium opportunistum WSM2075 genome harbors these coding sequences:
- a CDS encoding winged helix-turn-helix domain-containing protein, translating into MPSLSLRINLDPDGRIGPGKIELLEQIASFGSISAAARGMEMSYKHAWDLVEDMNRVFGKPLVSAQTGGRKGGGAQLTAVGLAVVSRFRAIERAAATAAATHMEALQAEIDAG; encoded by the coding sequence ATGCCGTCGTTGAGCTTGCGGATAAATCTCGATCCGGACGGGCGAATTGGGCCGGGCAAGATCGAGCTGCTGGAGCAGATCGCCTCCTTCGGCTCGATTTCGGCCGCCGCGCGCGGCATGGAGATGTCCTACAAGCATGCCTGGGACCTGGTCGAGGACATGAACCGCGTGTTCGGCAAGCCGCTGGTTTCGGCGCAGACCGGCGGCCGCAAGGGCGGCGGCGCGCAACTGACGGCGGTCGGCCTGGCGGTGGTCAGCCGTTTCCGCGCCATCGAGCGCGCGGCGGCCACGGCGGCAGCGACGCATATGGAGGCACTGCAGGCGGAGATCGATGCTGGGTAG